In Bacteroidia bacterium, a genomic segment contains:
- a CDS encoding DUF1611 domain-containing protein: MIKKPEGNAIVYCQGAFNTPNGKTAHGLVRFTNRYKVLAVIDSRYAGKDAGEVLDGKPNGIPVVPSIHDAMRLAWNSEFPATHLVIGLAPDGGRVGPEVKADVILAITEGLHVVSGLHDFLSDDPKIASAAQKEGVMIRDVRKPPARDSLHFFSGKIEDVRALKIALLGTDSAVGKRTTAWILVHALNALGVKTELVGTGQTAWMQGARYGIIMDSLVNDFVSGEIEHAVHSAWRDGGADVIVIEGQGSLMNPAYPGGFEILAAGRPDIVVLQHAPARKEYDGFPGYPIHPLQRQIQAIEVLSDRKVQAITINHEEMSREQTLAACESIQKDLGLPVFDVLLQGAEGLAKVIMEYRK, translated from the coding sequence ATGATAAAAAAGCCTGAAGGAAACGCCATTGTCTATTGTCAGGGGGCGTTTAATACCCCAAACGGGAAAACTGCGCACGGACTTGTGCGTTTTACCAACCGATATAAAGTGCTGGCAGTCATTGATTCACGATATGCCGGAAAAGACGCCGGAGAAGTGCTCGACGGAAAACCCAATGGAATCCCGGTAGTTCCCAGTATTCATGATGCCATGCGGCTGGCGTGGAACAGTGAATTTCCTGCAACCCACCTGGTTATCGGTTTGGCGCCAGACGGCGGCAGGGTAGGGCCGGAGGTAAAAGCGGATGTGATTTTAGCGATTACGGAGGGGTTACATGTGGTTTCCGGCTTACACGATTTTCTTTCCGATGATCCCAAAATAGCATCTGCCGCCCAGAAAGAAGGCGTAATGATCCGGGACGTGCGTAAACCACCCGCCCGCGATTCCCTTCATTTTTTCTCGGGCAAAATTGAAGATGTGCGCGCCCTCAAAATTGCTCTGCTGGGAACGGATTCTGCTGTCGGTAAACGCACCACTGCCTGGATTCTCGTTCATGCGCTCAATGCACTGGGCGTAAAAACCGAATTGGTCGGAACGGGGCAGACAGCCTGGATGCAGGGGGCAAGGTATGGGATTATCATGGATTCCCTGGTCAATGATTTTGTATCTGGTGAAATCGAACATGCCGTACATTCTGCCTGGCGCGACGGCGGGGCCGATGTAATTGTGATTGAAGGGCAAGGCAGTCTGATGAATCCGGCGTACCCTGGCGGATTTGAAATCCTCGCTGCCGGAAGACCTGATATTGTCGTTTTGCAGCATGCTCCCGCCCGAAAAGAATACGACGGTTTTCCCGGTTATCCTATTCATCCGCTTCAAAGACAAATTCAGGCGATAGAGGTACTGTCAGATCGCAAGGTTCAGGCGATAACAATCAATCACGAGGAAATGAGCAGAGAGCAAACCCTTGCGGCTTGTGAATCGATCCAAAAAGATTTGGGACTTCCTGTTTTTGATGTTTTATTGCAGGGAGCAGAGGGGTTAGCCAAAGTGATCATGGAATACCGCAAATAA
- the aat gene encoding leucyl/phenylalanyl-tRNA--protein transferase, producing the protein MPVYGLTEELIFPPPHLSNRDGILAVGGDLRPERLLLAYSMGIFPWYSHDDPIIWWSPDPRLVLYPSQLIVSRSMRPVFNQGKFTFTMDEAFREVITACSKAPRKGQDGTWITDEMLEAYCELHDLGFAHSVEVWEKDVLVAGLYGVSLGKCFFGESMFTNVSNGSKAGFIYLVRGLEKIGYELIDCQVYTDHLSSLGAVEISRKKFLSDLAVSVPKPTWRGKWAFH; encoded by the coding sequence ATGCCTGTTTATGGTCTCACCGAAGAATTGATTTTTCCTCCGCCTCATCTGTCAAACCGGGACGGAATTCTTGCTGTGGGTGGGGACCTTCGCCCTGAGCGGCTATTGCTTGCTTACTCTATGGGGATTTTCCCCTGGTATTCTCATGATGACCCGATTATCTGGTGGTCTCCTGATCCCCGGTTGGTGTTGTACCCTTCCCAACTTATCGTATCGCGCAGTATGCGTCCTGTATTTAACCAGGGCAAATTTACATTTACCATGGATGAAGCATTCCGAGAGGTAATTACAGCTTGTAGTAAAGCGCCACGAAAAGGCCAGGATGGAACCTGGATTACCGATGAAATGCTGGAAGCTTATTGTGAATTACACGATCTGGGGTTTGCCCATTCGGTGGAAGTATGGGAGAAGGACGTATTGGTCGCAGGGCTTTACGGGGTTTCTTTGGGAAAATGTTTTTTTGGAGAATCGATGTTTACGAATGTAAGCAATGGTTCTAAAGCCGGGTTTATCTATCTGGTAAGGGGATTGGAAAAAATCGGTTATGAACTGATTGATTGTCAGGTGTATACCGATCACTTGTCAAGTCTCGGAGCTGTGGAAATCAGCCGGAAAAAATTCCTTTCAGACCTGGCTGTTTCTGTTCCAAAACCTACCTGGCGGGGAAAATGGGCGTTTCACTAA
- a CDS encoding ATP-dependent Clp protease adaptor ClpS — protein sequence MILDNILVKELELVLEDTDLDTPVSLIVWNDEVNTFDWVIQSLVEVCGHTFEQAEQSAWIIHYKGKYNVKKGPRKKIGPMREALVDRGIGATVEELA from the coding sequence ATGATTTTGGATAACATTCTTGTCAAAGAATTAGAGCTTGTTCTGGAAGATACTGACCTTGATACTCCGGTAAGCCTCATCGTGTGGAATGATGAGGTGAATACTTTTGACTGGGTGATTCAATCCCTTGTCGAAGTTTGTGGACATACCTTTGAGCAGGCAGAGCAGTCCGCCTGGATTATTCACTACAAAGGAAAGTATAATGTCAAAAAAGGCCCCAGGAAAAAAATAGGCCCCATGCGGGAAGCACTGGTTGACCGTGGGATTGGTGCCACAGTAGAAGAATTGGCCTGA
- the speD gene encoding adenosylmethionine decarboxylase — MESLGRHILVDYHDCSRQILNNTTLIEEFMLEAARQASATIIQSHFHHFSPFGVSGVVIIQESHLTIHTWPESHYAAVDIFTCGAQMNPWKAHEYLMQALCAGHSDIKDISRGRRDNIIGKP; from the coding sequence ATGGAATCACTGGGAAGACATATACTCGTCGACTACCACGATTGTTCGAGGCAAATACTAAATAATACAACTTTGATTGAGGAATTCATGCTGGAGGCTGCCCGACAAGCATCAGCGACGATTATTCAATCACATTTTCACCATTTCTCTCCTTTTGGGGTATCGGGGGTGGTGATTATTCAGGAAAGTCATCTGACCATTCATACCTGGCCGGAATCTCACTATGCAGCCGTAGATATTTTTACCTGCGGGGCACAGATGAATCCATGGAAAGCCCATGAATACCTCATGCAAGCACTTTGTGCCGGCCATTCAGACATAAAAGATATTTCCAGAGGAAGAAGGGACAATATTATCGGAAAACCGTAA
- a CDS encoding BlaI/MecI/CopY family transcriptional regulator encodes MELKLLTPLELKVMNILWGMKKAFVKEIIAKWPENSEPAYNTISTIVRILEEKGYVGHDSQGRSHQYFPLISRTKYQKRLLSSVLDNVFSGSLTGMVSSLLDNEKISSDQLTELRKLIDNSDKE; translated from the coding sequence ATGGAATTAAAACTGCTCACCCCGCTGGAATTGAAAGTGATGAACATCCTATGGGGGATGAAAAAGGCGTTTGTAAAAGAGATCATTGCCAAATGGCCGGAAAATTCGGAGCCTGCGTATAACACCATTTCTACCATTGTGCGTATACTGGAGGAAAAAGGTTATGTGGGGCATGATTCGCAGGGAAGAAGCCATCAGTATTTTCCTTTAATTTCGAGAACCAAATATCAAAAACGGCTGCTCAGCAGCGTATTAGATAATGTTTTTTCAGGATCACTGACAGGCATGGTATCCAGCCTCCTTGATAATGAGAAAATATCGTCCGACCAGCTGACCGAATTGCGAAAGCTTATTGATAATAGTGATAAGGAATGA
- the ubiE gene encoding bifunctional demethylmenaquinone methyltransferase/2-methoxy-6-polyprenyl-1,4-benzoquinol methylase UbiE: MAETVTPYQKPDASKKAQVTEMFDNIAPSYDLLNHALSFGIDILWRKKAIRMLKQYHPRVVVDIATGTGDFAVEAIKLNPDKIIGIDISAEMLRIGAEKMKKKGLDQRVEMRLGDSESLNLETDSIDAITVGFGVRNFENLKLGMSEIYRVLRPGGAAVILEPSYPTRFPLKQLFFLHFQVITPLIGKLISGDNAAYKYLPDSVKAFPNGTAFTQICREVGFKKAAYKPLTLGICSMYVLEK; encoded by the coding sequence ATGGCTGAAACAGTAACACCTTACCAAAAACCAGACGCCTCAAAGAAGGCTCAGGTAACGGAAATGTTTGACAACATTGCTCCCAGTTATGACCTTCTGAATCATGCCCTTTCTTTTGGGATTGATATTCTGTGGAGGAAAAAAGCGATCCGTATGCTGAAACAATATCACCCACGGGTTGTCGTTGATATAGCGACCGGGACGGGTGATTTTGCGGTAGAAGCGATAAAACTCAATCCCGATAAGATCATTGGCATAGACATATCTGCGGAAATGCTTCGGATAGGGGCTGAGAAGATGAAGAAAAAAGGCCTCGATCAGCGGGTAGAAATGCGTTTGGGAGACTCTGAGTCCCTGAATCTGGAAACGGATTCCATAGACGCGATCACGGTAGGTTTTGGGGTGCGCAATTTTGAAAACCTCAAGCTGGGAATGAGCGAAATATATCGCGTGCTTCGTCCGGGTGGAGCTGCGGTTATACTGGAGCCTTCGTATCCCACACGCTTCCCGCTGAAGCAGTTGTTTTTCCTCCACTTTCAGGTCATCACGCCCCTCATTGGAAAGCTGATCTCCGGGGACAATGCAGCCTATAAGTATTTGCCCGATTCTGTAAAAGCATTCCCCAATGGCACTGCATTTACGCAAATCTGCCGGGAAGTTGGGTTTAAAAAGGCAGCGTACAAACCCCTGACGCTGGGGATTTGCTCCATGTATGTTTTGGAAAAGTAA
- a CDS encoding pyruvate carboxylase — protein sequence MQTEITKFDKILVANRGEIAIRVLRAISELNISTVAIYSFEDRYSLHRYKADEAYQIGEDDDPLRPYLDIEAIISLAKSKQVDAIHPGYGFLSENVDFVRRCEEEKIVFIGPRSEVMDKLGDKVKAKTVAGAVNVPLIPDSKIKLDKLSDAMMEAARIGFPVILKAAGGGGGRGMRVVRNEEELIKAYQEARQEAGTAFGNDTIFIEKYIDSPKHIEVQILGDNFGNIVHLFERDCSVQRRFQKVVEVAPSILPDELRKQIFEYALQIARYVGYNNAGTAEFLVDQQNNVFFIEVNPRIQVEHTITEEVTGVDIVRTQILVAAGYRLSDPQILIRSQEDLHCNGFAIQCRITTEDPKNGFKPDYGRIIAYRNAGGFGIRLDEGSSYAGVDVSPFFDSMLVKVSAWGRTLKGATQRMHRTLREFRIRGVKTNINFLLNVITHPVFMAGEASVGFIQQNPELLDFRTSLDRGTKTLRFLAKVQVNGNPDVKFVDSSRTFRHPVVPHFDKNAPIPEGTKTRLTHSGRENFIQWLKSESKVQYTDTTFRDAHQSLLATRMRTMDMLNVAESFARNHPEVFSMEVWGGATFDVSMRFLHEDPWARLKMLREAIPNILFQMLLRGSNAVGYTAYPDNLIELFIEKAWKNGIDIFRIFDSLNWLDAMKVSIKTVRERTEALAEVCICYTGDITDPARTKYNLAYYLDLARQIEDQGAHILAIKDMAGLLKPYAAEILVTELKKAVDLPIHLHTHDTSSNQITTYLKAIEAGVDVVDVALSAMSGLTSQPGFNSVVAAFQGHHRAPDINLQSLNDFSNYWEAVRGYYYPFESELRAGTAEVYKHEIPGGQYSNLLPQARSLGLEDKFEKIKENYAIVNQMFGDIVKVTPSSKVVGDMALFMTSNNLTEQDVYDKGDHLAFPDSVKSFFRGDLGQPYGGFPEKLQKLVLKNEKPYTERPNAFMSPVDIDKEFAEFREKFADPRMSFLDFLSYKLYPKVFTEYYEHLITFDEVSKIPTPAFFYPMKPNEEILVQIEPGKNLLIRFMYVSEPDDEGFRAVFFKINGQTRSVEVRDEKVSVKKVVHRKALTANEIGCPLQGRLTRIFVNPGDKVTKNEPLFVIEAMKMESTITSPVSGVIRAVHLANKTMVEQDDLVVEFEPA from the coding sequence ATGCAAACTGAGATTACCAAATTCGACAAAATATTAGTCGCAAACCGCGGGGAGATCGCCATTAGAGTTTTACGGGCTATTTCCGAACTGAATATCAGCACCGTAGCCATTTATTCTTTTGAGGACAGGTACTCACTCCACCGCTATAAAGCGGATGAGGCCTATCAGATTGGAGAAGATGATGATCCGCTACGCCCCTATCTGGATATCGAAGCCATTATCTCTCTTGCAAAAAGTAAACAGGTAGATGCCATTCACCCTGGCTATGGATTTCTTTCAGAAAATGTGGACTTTGTTCGCAGATGTGAAGAGGAAAAAATTGTATTTATCGGCCCACGTTCCGAAGTGATGGATAAACTGGGCGATAAAGTAAAGGCGAAAACGGTAGCCGGTGCGGTAAATGTTCCTTTGATTCCAGACAGTAAAATCAAACTGGACAAACTTTCCGATGCGATGATGGAAGCAGCCAGAATCGGGTTTCCCGTGATTCTGAAAGCTGCCGGCGGCGGCGGTGGAAGGGGCATGCGTGTGGTTCGCAATGAAGAAGAACTGATTAAAGCCTATCAGGAAGCCCGTCAGGAAGCAGGGACTGCCTTCGGTAATGATACCATTTTTATCGAAAAATATATTGATAGCCCCAAACATATTGAAGTGCAGATTCTGGGGGATAACTTTGGCAATATCGTTCATCTTTTTGAGCGCGACTGCTCCGTACAGCGGCGATTTCAAAAAGTGGTGGAAGTGGCACCTTCTATCCTTCCCGATGAACTTCGCAAACAGATATTTGAATATGCCCTCCAGATCGCAAGGTATGTCGGATACAACAATGCAGGTACTGCCGAGTTTCTTGTTGATCAGCAAAACAATGTATTTTTTATTGAGGTAAATCCCCGTATCCAGGTCGAACATACGATCACGGAAGAAGTAACCGGGGTAGATATCGTGCGCACCCAAATCCTTGTTGCAGCCGGATATCGTCTCTCCGACCCGCAGATCCTTATCCGTAGTCAGGAAGATTTGCACTGCAATGGTTTTGCCATTCAATGCCGCATTACCACGGAAGACCCCAAAAATGGCTTCAAGCCCGACTACGGCAGAATTATCGCCTACCGCAATGCCGGTGGGTTTGGTATCCGCCTCGATGAGGGTTCTTCCTACGCAGGGGTAGACGTCTCCCCTTTCTTTGACTCCATGCTTGTCAAAGTTTCTGCATGGGGACGCACACTTAAAGGTGCTACCCAACGTATGCACCGCACGCTGCGTGAATTTCGGATCAGAGGAGTAAAAACCAATATCAACTTTTTGCTCAATGTCATCACCCATCCGGTGTTTATGGCAGGCGAAGCTAGTGTTGGCTTTATCCAGCAAAATCCAGAACTGCTGGATTTCAGAACAAGCCTTGACAGGGGTACCAAAACCCTGCGTTTCCTCGCCAAAGTCCAGGTGAATGGCAACCCGGATGTAAAGTTTGTGGACAGTTCACGGACATTCAGGCATCCGGTAGTACCACATTTTGATAAAAATGCACCTATACCCGAAGGCACAAAAACCCGGTTGACTCATTCAGGCAGAGAAAATTTCATTCAATGGCTGAAGTCTGAATCTAAAGTTCAATATACTGATACGACCTTCAGGGATGCTCACCAGTCTTTGCTGGCTACCCGGATGCGTACCATGGATATGCTCAACGTCGCCGAAAGTTTTGCCAGAAATCACCCGGAAGTTTTTTCTATGGAAGTATGGGGAGGCGCTACCTTTGATGTTTCCATGCGTTTCCTCCACGAAGATCCATGGGCGCGGCTCAAAATGCTCAGAGAAGCGATTCCTAATATTCTTTTCCAGATGCTGCTCCGGGGCTCCAATGCGGTTGGCTATACGGCTTATCCTGACAACCTGATCGAATTGTTTATCGAAAAGGCCTGGAAAAATGGAATCGATATTTTCCGGATATTTGACTCGCTCAACTGGCTCGATGCCATGAAAGTAAGTATCAAAACGGTAAGAGAAAGAACCGAAGCCCTGGCAGAGGTTTGTATCTGCTACACTGGTGATATCACAGACCCGGCCAGAACCAAATACAACCTCGCGTATTACCTGGACCTCGCGCGGCAGATCGAAGATCAGGGGGCACATATTCTGGCTATTAAAGATATGGCAGGTTTGCTCAAACCCTATGCAGCAGAAATATTGGTTACCGAGCTGAAAAAAGCGGTTGACCTGCCAATTCACCTTCACACACACGACACTTCTTCCAACCAGATCACTACCTACCTCAAGGCTATTGAAGCCGGGGTGGATGTAGTGGATGTGGCTCTCAGTGCCATGTCAGGGCTGACTTCTCAACCGGGATTTAACTCAGTGGTTGCCGCTTTCCAGGGCCATCACCGTGCGCCGGATATTAACCTGCAATCACTCAACGATTTCTCCAACTACTGGGAAGCTGTCCGTGGATATTACTATCCTTTTGAATCTGAACTCCGGGCCGGAACAGCAGAGGTTTATAAACACGAAATCCCCGGAGGGCAATATTCCAATCTTCTTCCCCAGGCACGCTCACTGGGACTGGAAGATAAATTTGAAAAAATCAAGGAAAACTACGCCATCGTCAATCAGATGTTTGGGGATATTGTCAAAGTAACCCCTTCCTCCAAAGTTGTGGGGGATATGGCGCTCTTTATGACCAGCAATAACCTCACCGAACAGGATGTATATGACAAAGGGGATCACCTCGCTTTTCCAGATTCCGTAAAATCCTTTTTCCGGGGAGATTTGGGACAGCCTTATGGTGGGTTTCCGGAAAAACTGCAAAAACTGGTACTCAAAAATGAAAAACCCTACACAGAAAGGCCCAATGCCTTCATGTCTCCCGTGGACATTGATAAAGAGTTTGCAGAGTTCCGGGAAAAATTTGCAGACCCACGGATGAGTTTTCTGGATTTTCTATCCTACAAACTCTATCCCAAGGTTTTTACTGAATACTACGAACACCTCATCACATTTGACGAAGTGTCCAAAATCCCCACACCTGCGTTCTTTTACCCAATGAAGCCAAATGAGGAAATTCTGGTGCAGATTGAGCCTGGAAAAAACCTGCTGATTCGCTTTATGTATGTATCAGAACCTGATGATGAAGGTTTCCGTGCGGTATTCTTCAAAATCAATGGCCAAACCCGATCCGTAGAAGTCCGCGATGAAAAAGTATCTGTGAAGAAAGTCGTACACAGAAAAGCATTGACAGCCAACGAAATCGGCTGCCCCCTCCAGGGAAGGCTCACCCGGATATTTGTAAATCCCGGAGACAAGGTCACCAAAAACGAACCCTTATTTGTCATCGAAGCCATGAAAATGGAGTCAACGATCACTTCACCTGTCAGCGGTGTGATCCGGGCAGTCCACCTGGCAAATAAAACCATGGTAGAACAAGATGACCTCGTTGTGGAATTTGAGCCTGCCTGA
- a CDS encoding porin family protein produces MKGNQFARATLVVVFLLCVSLRGVSQSYGNRHPFDFKNFNLGFLMGLNYNAYNLKEQINIIDRGILLHQINVVPRYGLSLGMIANYNLADQVSLRSGINISLEQRDFNYFFANDSLIVRKIEASYLNLPLVFQFKTKYYKATRVYVLSGAQIGINLNSNKKVRDDMNLLKIKTQDVSLVFGAGVNLYGDRIKLSPEIRYSLGLKNIYEPEFTSHPYAISKLLSQVLVIVVNFE; encoded by the coding sequence ATGAAAGGCAATCAATTTGCACGCGCAACATTGGTGGTTGTGTTCCTGCTGTGTGTATCACTGCGGGGGGTATCCCAGAGTTATGGTAACAGGCACCCCTTCGATTTTAAAAATTTCAATTTGGGATTTTTAATGGGGCTGAATTACAACGCCTACAACCTTAAGGAACAAATCAACATTATCGACAGAGGAATTCTTCTCCACCAAATAAATGTCGTGCCCCGCTACGGGCTTTCCCTTGGCATGATCGCCAATTACAATCTGGCTGATCAGGTAAGTCTCCGGTCGGGTATAAATATTTCTCTGGAACAGCGGGACTTCAATTATTTCTTTGCCAATGATTCTCTCATTGTGCGCAAAATTGAAGCGTCCTATTTGAATCTGCCTTTGGTATTTCAGTTTAAAACCAAATACTACAAGGCAACCCGGGTATATGTACTTTCCGGCGCGCAGATAGGGATAAACCTCAACAGCAACAAGAAGGTGCGTGATGATATGAACCTGTTGAAAATCAAAACACAGGACGTTAGCCTGGTTTTTGGCGCAGGGGTCAATCTCTATGGCGACAGGATTAAACTTTCGCCCGAAATACGCTATTCTCTGGGGCTAAAAAACATTTATGAACCAGAGTTTACCAGTCACCCGTACGCCATCAGTAAACTGCTGAGTCAGGTGCTGGTAATTGTTGTCAATTTTGAGTAG
- a CDS encoding M56 family metallopeptidase, with protein sequence MISFIFTSILLSAVAWLLYFFLIRGKATYSQQKGFIYFSLAASLLLPLTVSFEADYFPAPNPTVKPLAFGQKIDHSQLTHYCRCENPNYSHRISYRANSWYNFLFDYKNWVGGIISLAVGALVMSFFLQLLFLIHLVHSSEKKQIVLQNTRFFLLKTRKRLGTGAFRLKDKFIIWQPEMDSLSENELHAVFLHELSHLHQWNTLEKAILKMIQCFWFANPFFYFFREELDFLSECIADAEGARAFSNRKAYANLLLNLKSLQHIPLVQHFKGNSLRRRIETLLTDTTTSSPGLGFLPGLMLVLTLQILMVQPVSATVSQTIHDLETYEEIYHKIVPGQTEAVYCTDCETVCFP encoded by the coding sequence ATGATCTCGTTCATCTTCACCTCCATCCTCCTTTCCGCAGTCGCCTGGCTGTTGTACTTTTTCCTGATCAGGGGAAAAGCTACTTACAGTCAGCAAAAAGGATTTATCTATTTCTCGCTGGCAGCATCTCTACTGCTTCCACTTACGGTGTCATTTGAGGCAGATTATTTCCCGGCTCCCAATCCGACAGTAAAACCACTGGCTTTCGGCCAAAAGATAGACCACTCCCAACTCACTCATTATTGCCGCTGCGAAAATCCCAACTATTCTCATCGAATCAGCTACAGGGCAAACAGTTGGTATAATTTTCTGTTTGACTACAAAAACTGGGTGGGTGGAATCATCTCTCTTGCCGTCGGGGCGCTGGTAATGAGCTTTTTTCTCCAGCTATTATTCCTTATTCACCTTGTCCATTCTTCTGAAAAAAAACAGATTGTACTTCAGAATACGCGTTTTTTCCTGCTAAAAACCCGAAAGCGACTCGGCACAGGCGCATTTCGTCTTAAAGATAAATTTATCATCTGGCAGCCGGAAATGGATTCTTTATCCGAAAATGAACTCCATGCGGTTTTCCTCCACGAGCTTTCGCATCTCCACCAATGGAATACACTGGAAAAAGCCATCCTGAAGATGATCCAGTGTTTTTGGTTTGCCAATCCGTTTTTTTACTTTTTCAGGGAAGAGCTTGATTTCCTCAGTGAATGTATTGCAGATGCCGAAGGTGCCCGGGCTTTCTCCAACCGTAAAGCATATGCCAATCTGTTGCTGAATCTTAAGTCGTTACAACATATCCCTCTCGTCCAGCACTTTAAAGGAAATTCTCTTCGAAGGAGAATTGAAACCTTACTCACCGATACCACTACTTCTTCCCCTGGCCTGGGTTTCCTGCCAGGTCTAATGCTGGTTTTGACTTTGCAGATACTGATGGTTCAGCCTGTTTCGGCAACGGTATCTCAAACCATTCACGATCTGGAGACTTACGAAGAAATCTATCATAAGATTGTTCCCGGCCAGACAGAAGCCGTGTATTGCACGGACTGTGAGACTGTGTGTTTCCCGTGA
- the corA gene encoding magnesium/cobalt transporter CorA, with protein sequence MIKKRRRILPVAIPRIKFMGKPSQKAGLPPGSMVYVGKAREGETVISAFDYNDSKIEFHEKLQPEELSICTNPETVTWVNVDGIHEPSVIDKVCEMFGIHPLTREDIVNTSLRPKIEEYDDYYFVVMKMIYFYEETGQILIEQVSFVLGKKYVITFQEQFGDVFQSVRDRIRQDGSRLRKRKSDYLLYALMDVILSNYFIVLEKLEDKIEDIEERLYDDSHSIILQEIQVMKKELIYLRRAVFPLREVISQILRGDGKMIGSKIQVYYRDLYDHIYQVSDTVETFRDLLSGLHDLYLSEVSNRMNEIMKVLTIISTIFIPLTFIAGIYGMNFSYMPELQYHWGYAITWAVMLTMAIGMIFYFRRKKWL encoded by the coding sequence ATGATAAAAAAGAGAAGACGTATCCTGCCCGTTGCCATTCCCCGCATCAAGTTTATGGGGAAACCCTCCCAAAAAGCCGGACTACCGCCCGGATCTATGGTGTATGTGGGGAAAGCCCGTGAAGGGGAAACCGTTATTTCAGCCTTTGACTACAACGACTCAAAGATCGAGTTTCACGAAAAACTTCAGCCGGAAGAACTGTCTATTTGCACCAACCCCGAAACCGTAACCTGGGTCAATGTAGATGGCATTCATGAGCCCAGCGTCATTGACAAGGTGTGCGAAATGTTTGGTATTCACCCCCTTACCCGGGAAGATATTGTCAATACCTCACTCCGGCCCAAGATCGAAGAATACGATGATTACTATTTTGTAGTCATGAAGATGATTTATTTTTATGAAGAAACGGGACAGATTCTGATCGAGCAGGTGAGTTTTGTCCTGGGAAAAAAATACGTAATCACCTTTCAGGAACAATTTGGAGATGTCTTTCAAAGCGTCAGAGACCGGATTCGACAGGATGGTTCACGTCTCCGGAAACGCAAATCGGATTACCTGCTGTATGCACTGATGGATGTGATTTTGAGCAATTACTTTATCGTTCTTGAAAAACTGGAAGACAAAATCGAAGACATTGAAGAGCGTTTGTATGACGATTCCCATTCAATCATTCTCCAGGAAATTCAGGTTATGAAAAAAGAACTGATCTACCTTCGAAGGGCTGTATTCCCGCTTCGCGAGGTGATCAGTCAGATACTAAGAGGAGATGGGAAAATGATAGGATCAAAAATACAAGTCTATTACCGCGACCTGTATGATCATATTTATCAGGTTTCGGATACGGTCGAAACCTTTCGGGATCTGCTTTCCGGTCTGCACGATTTGTACCTTTCCGAAGTCAGCAACCGGATGAACGAAATCATGAAAGTGCTGACCATTATCTCGACGATTTTTATTCCGCTGACTTTCATCGCAGGTATATATGGAATGAATTTTTCCTATATGCCCGAGCTGCAGTACCATTGGGGATATGCTATCACGTGGGCGGTTATGCTGACCATGGCGATAGGGATGATTTTTTATTTCCGCCGCAAAAAATGGTTGTGA
- the yihA gene encoding ribosome biogenesis GTP-binding protein YihA/YsxC, whose product MIIHSATFVKSSANIGQFPPNNYPEYGFVGRSNVGKSSLINSLCERKNLAKTSSTPGKTQLINHFLINEAWYLADLPGYGYARVSKDKREGFSKLITDYVTKRNNMLNLFVLVDSRIPPQAIDMEFMEYLGVKGVPFTILLTKTDKPTQKEFSQNFKALKNELLTSWEELPPMIQTSALSGKGRSEILQFIHETNPLFKL is encoded by the coding sequence ATGATCATACACTCCGCAACATTCGTCAAAAGCAGTGCAAATATAGGGCAATTCCCTCCTAATAACTATCCGGAGTACGGGTTTGTTGGGAGGTCTAATGTAGGAAAATCGTCCCTCATCAACAGTCTTTGCGAAAGAAAAAACCTCGCAAAAACCAGCTCTACACCCGGTAAGACACAGTTAATCAATCATTTTCTGATCAACGAAGCCTGGTATCTTGCAGATTTGCCAGGCTATGGCTATGCCAGAGTTTCGAAAGATAAACGTGAAGGTTTCTCCAAACTTATCACCGACTACGTCACCAAAAGAAACAATATGTTGAACCTGTTTGTTTTGGTCGACAGCAGAATTCCCCCCCAGGCTATCGATATGGAATTTATGGAGTACCTCGGTGTCAAAGGGGTTCCTTTTACTATTTTGCTGACCAAAACAGATAAACCTACTCAAAAAGAATTCTCCCAAAACTTCAAAGCCCTTAAAAATGAATTATTAACTTCATGGGAAGAATTGCCGCCTATGATCCAGACTTCCGCACTTTCGGGAAAAGGGAGGAGTGAAATTCTCCAGTTTATTCACGAAACCAACCCGCTTTTCAAACTTTAG